The genomic segment GCTTCCGGATCGATGGCCGAATCGTCGAGAAACACATTGTGGGCGGTCTGCTCGGCCAGTGGGCGGTGTGGACGAGGCGCGCGGTGGAACTGCTCGAGGAGGTCAAGCGGCTCCGCCGACAAGGCGGGGCTTTAGACCTGGAGTGGCTCGCGCGCAACGTAGCGTGGACGGACGCGAACGCCGCGATTTTTGACGCCGCCAACGGATTTCGTGGCTGCATCCCCGGCATCCACGAGGTGCTGCGACGCCAAGGCCTGCTGGTGGGAAGGTGGTGCCTCGATCCTGAAGAGACGCTGTCGCCGGGCCAGGCGCAGGAGATCGACCGCGTCTACAGCGACTACCCGCAGTTAAGCGACGACGCCTTTGTCGAAGAAGGCCGGGACCGCTGGCTGAGTGAGTCCTTGCCGGTACGGAGCTCTTGAGGTGCGCACCTTTGGTTTCGGGGTGGTCGGACTCGGCAGTATCGCCAAGGCGCATCTGGACGCCATCGATAAACTGCCCAATGCGCGGCTGATGGGTGTGACGAGTCATTCGCCCGAGAAGGCCGAGGCGGCGGCGCGCCAGCACCAGCAGGTCAAGCAGCACCAGGTCAAAGCGTATCCCAACGTGGCCAGCATGCTCTTGGACCCGGAAGTCGAGGTCGTCTGCGTCACGACGCCGAGCGGAGCCCACCTCGAGCCGGCGCTGGCGGCCGCCAGGGCGGGCCGCCACATTATCATCGAAAAACCGCTCGAGGTCACGGTCGAGAGGGCGCAGGCCATCGTAAGGGCGGCCGACGCGGCCGGTGTGAAGCTGGCGACCATCTTCATGAGCCGCTTCTCGGACGCCCACCAGCACCTCAAGAGATCGGTCGAGGAGGGAAGGCTTGGCCGTATGCTGCAGGGGGACGCCTACGTGAAGTGGTATCGCTCGCAGGCCTACTACGACTCGGCCGCGTGGCGGGGCACCTGGGCCTTGGACGGCGGCGGGGCCCTGATGAACCAGGCGATTCACCAACTCGACCTGCTGCTCTGGTTGCTGGGCCCGGTGGCGGAGGTCTTCGCCTACACGGCCACCCTCAACCACGAGCGGCTCGAGGTCGAGGACACCCTCGTGGCCGTCCTACGCTTTGAAAGCGGCGCCCTTGGCAGCATCAGCGCCGCCACCTCGCTCTATCCAGGCCAGCCCAAAGTGCTCGAGCTTCACGGCACGGCGGGAACCGTGCGCATGAAGGATGACGGCGTCGACCTGTGGCAGCTCGCCGACCTCACAGACGGTGAGCAGGCCGAGGTGCTCCGGCGCTATTCAGGCCAGGCGTCCGGCACCTTCGCCGACCCCATGGCGATGTCCTTTGACAATCACCGCCGGCAGATACATGACTTCCTTCAAGCCATCGAAACGGACGCGGCCCCCCTGGTCGATGGCCGCGAGGGGCTACGGTCGGTCGCGCTGGTCGAAGCCATCTACCGGGCGGCCCAGACGAAGAAGCCTGTGACCTTAACGACACCATGACCGGAACGGCCATGTCCCTAAACCTCAGCTGCCGCGATTACCGCACGGGTGAAGCAGTAACCGTCAGCTTCAGAGATGATGAGGTCGATGTCGTGCGCCGCGGGGAAGAAGACGCCTCGACCTCACTTCTCTTCGCGCCCGCTTTTGTCGACCTCCAGG from the Deinococcota bacterium genome contains:
- a CDS encoding Gfo/Idh/MocA family oxidoreductase: MRTFGFGVVGLGSIAKAHLDAIDKLPNARLMGVTSHSPEKAEAAARQHQQVKQHQVKAYPNVASMLLDPEVEVVCVTTPSGAHLEPALAAARAGRHIIIEKPLEVTVERAQAIVRAADAAGVKLATIFMSRFSDAHQHLKRSVEEGRLGRMLQGDAYVKWYRSQAYYDSAAWRGTWALDGGGALMNQAIHQLDLLLWLLGPVAEVFAYTATLNHERLEVEDTLVAVLRFESGALGSISAATSLYPGQPKVLELHGTAGTVRMKDDGVDLWQLADLTDGEQAEVLRRYSGQASGTFADPMAMSFDNHRRQIHDFLQAIETDAAPLVDGREGLRSVALVEAIYRAAQTKKPVTLTTP